A stretch of Mastacembelus armatus chromosome 1, fMasArm1.2, whole genome shotgun sequence DNA encodes these proteins:
- the LOC113127799 gene encoding N-acyl-aromatic-L-amino acid amidohydrolase (carboxylate-forming) B-like — MEHVSFPPLSRFAICGGTHGNEMTGVYMVRELQKKKLEKAGSVSITSVLSNPWAVDVCKRYIDKDLNRCFTNAFLSAPITDLTPYEVKRAQELNAQLGPKGSEDAVDLICDFHNTTANMGLCLIFYTIDWLTLHIYKYIKSKITSVPVRLIQLDLPISEAYSLESVGKHSFAIEIGPQPCGVLRADIFNIAKEALDLTMEWIQKFNSGSTFEGDAVEAYNMAKSVDYPRDPTTGELTAVIHPQLQDNDFKLLQPGDPIFLSFSGETVKHDGEELYPFFVNECAYYEKKIAFHLARKITLAIPSISVTRD, encoded by the exons ATGGAGCACGTCTCTTTCCCACCACTGTCCCGTTTTGCAATTTGTGGTGGCACCCATGGAAATGAGATGACAGGGGTGTACATGGTGAGGGAACTGCAGAAAAAGAAGCTAGAAAAGGCTGGATCTGTCTCTATAACCAGTGTCTTGTCAAACCCATGGGCTGTGGATGTTTGCAAGAGATACATAGATAAAGATCTCAACCGCTGCTTCACAAATGCATTCCTGAG TGCCCCTATAACAGATTTGACACCCTATGAGGTGAAGCGAGCTCAAGAGCTGAATGCTCAGCTTGGCCCTAAAGGAAGCGAAGATGCCGTGGATCTGATCTGCGATTTTCACAACACCACTGCCAATATGGGCCTGTGCCTCATCTTTTACACCATAGACTGGCTCACCCTgcacatatacaaatatataaag AGCAAGATAACCTCTGTCCCTGTGAGATTAATCCAACTGGATCTTCCCATTTCTGAGGCATATTCCTTAGAGTCAGTGGGTAAACATAGCTTTG CGATCGAAATTGGCCCTCAACCCTGTGGTGTGCTCAGGGCTGATATCTTTAACATAGCGAAAGAGGCCCTGGACCTCACAATGGAATGGATTCAGAAATTTAATTCTG GAAGTACTTTTGAAGGTGATGCGGTAGAAGCATACAATATGGCCAAAAGCGTAGACTACCCAAGGGACCCCACAACTGGTGAACTTACCGCTGTCATACACCCCCAGCTACAG GATAATGACTTCAAGCTTCTCCAACCAGGCGACCccatatttctgtcattttctgggGAAACGGTGAAGCACGATGGTGAAGAACTCTACCCTTTCTTTGTCAATGAATGTGCCTACTATGAAAAGAAGATTGCTTTTCATTTAGCTCGAAAGATCACTCTGGCCATTCCGTCCATAAGTGTGACGAGGGACTGA